The Terriglobus roseus region AACACGTACAGGCGACCTGGACCCCGGCGTGTTGCTGTACCTGATGCGCAAAGAGGCATTGAATGCAGATGCACTGGAAGCTCTGCTGAACCACAGGTGCGGACTTGCAGGCTATAGCGATGGTGAAAGCGACATGCGTGCGCTGTTACAACGCCGCGCAACAGGCGATGCATCTGCCTCACTTGCCATCGATGCATTCTGTCTTAGCGTTCGCAAGACCATTGGAGCGTACGCGGCGCTGATGGGAGGCGTCGATCTCTTGGTCTTCACAGGAGGCATTGGCGAGCACAGTGACGAAGTACGCGCCAAGATATGTGATGGCTTGGCATTTCTGGGCCTCACACCGGATCGCATCACTGTTGGTCCGGCGCAGGAAGAACTGCAGATGGCGCGGCATTGTCGCACCATTCTGCAATAGATCTTTCAGGTGTTTCGATACGAACGATTCGCTAATTCGGCGTTGGTTTTGAGACGCTATCCACCACGATCACATCCACCGGTATCTTGCCGGAGTCCAGCTTCAGTCCGAACTCCTCAGAAAGCGCTGTGATAAGGGGCGGCGGTGTGTCACTGCTGTCGGACTGCGGTGGAGCCTTCAGCCCCATCTTCATCAGTTGGTTGTCATCCATCTGGTACTTCAGCGTGCCGTTGTAGCGGGCAGCGCCCAGATTCGTCTGGTCAACGACAGGGTGGTCAAACATGTCAGATTGCAGAAAGCGCGCGAACTCCTGCATGGTTGCGTTATTGATGAATAGCCGTCCCGGAGGCAGACCGAATCCCGGAATATCGCCGGATCCCGCAGGCGACGGCTTCATCTTGATGCCGCTCTTAGCCACCGTCAATGAGTATGCCGTCATGGTGCGTTTCTCGGTGTGATATTTCAACCCATAACGATCCGTCATGAGTTTCGCGACCTCACTCATGAACTGTTTCAAGCTTGGCTGTCCGGGCGTGTCCGGTTTGGCATCGATGTCATATTTTTCCTGCGTGGCCCAGTCGGGGAGCCCCACAATCTGCACCGCATTCAAGCCCAATGAGATCGTCATCATCTTTTCAAGAGTGAGCCCCTTGCCGATGAAATTTCCGCGATTCAGCAGGAAGGCGAATCCCTTGTCACCAGGCGCCTGAGGCTTGATGGTAGCTACCTCAAACGATGGATTTGCGTTGGGATCCATTTTGGGCTGCGGCGGCGGAGGCTCTGGAATGGCCCATGCCGTCTCTGTCGTGGCGCGCGCGAAGATGAGCGGTACCTTACTATCGCCCTGAGTGCGGGTTCCGGAGATGGTGTCACCGTCCGGCGACATCTTGCCTTCATAGCTGATGAAGGCTCGCTCGATGTTGAGTTTCAGCGTTCCGTCAGCGAACTCAACCTTGTCGATGGGGATTGCCGGAGATCTCTGGTCGATGAACCACATGGTTCCTTTCCAGCCATTGTCCGCCTTCTCAATCTTCACGACCCACCGGTTGTCTTTGCCGTCGGGCTGACGCACTGCGCCCTGCCATGTGCCGTCGAGCTTTACCTGTGGTGCAGTTTGCGCCGCGGCAGCGGGAAGCGTGACCGACATAATCGGCAGCAACGAACCACAGGCGAGAACCACCGAACGAACCGGTACGGATAAGTGAAGGCGCATGTCGACCTCGCAGAACTTGTGGCGGGAAATTAGAACCATAGTACGGC contains the following coding sequences:
- a CDS encoding TIGR03435 family protein, producing the protein MRLHLSVPVRSVVLACGSLLPIMSVTLPAAAAQTAPQVKLDGTWQGAVRQPDGKDNRWVVKIEKADNGWKGTMWFIDQRSPAIPIDKVEFADGTLKLNIERAFISYEGKMSPDGDTISGTRTQGDSKVPLIFARATTETAWAIPEPPPPQPKMDPNANPSFEVATIKPQAPGDKGFAFLLNRGNFIGKGLTLEKMMTISLGLNAVQIVGLPDWATQEKYDIDAKPDTPGQPSLKQFMSEVAKLMTDRYGLKYHTEKRTMTAYSLTVAKSGIKMKPSPAGSGDIPGFGLPPGRLFINNATMQEFARFLQSDMFDHPVVDQTNLGAARYNGTLKYQMDDNQLMKMGLKAPPQSDSSDTPPPLITALSEEFGLKLDSGKIPVDVIVVDSVSKPTPN